From the genome of Bordetella sp. H567, one region includes:
- the hutH gene encoding histidine ammonia-lyase, with product MEKKPIVQLTAQSMTLADLRRIHAGDVQLALADELIPALRRAHQTVSDIVAGGQVVYGINTGFGKLASTRIDKNHLADLQRNLVLSHSVGIGDILPAPVVRLILATKAMSLARGFSGVRPELVAALIKLFNAGVIPCIPAKGSVGASGDLAPLAHLACVLIGEGQALLPDGQRVSGAQAMGAVGLSPFVLGPKEGLALLNGTQVSTALALAGLFGAEHVFAAALLAGALSLEAIQGSVKPLDPRIHAARGQPGQIAVARALSTLLAGSQIVTSHANCGRVQDPYSIRCVPQVMGACLDNLAYTAGVLAREANAASDNPLVFADTGEVISGGNFHAEPVAFAADIIALAVSEIGAISERRTALLLDSGLSGLPPFLVRDGGLNSGFMIAQVTAAALASENKSLAHPASVDSLPTSANQEDHVSMATFAARRLGDMVSNTAAVVGVEAMAAAQGIELKRTPQGPRSSAAVEGVLAEIRQHVAFLEQDRYLADDVETMREWAMNPDRVNAFTDIIPSLNSANQA from the coding sequence ATGGAAAAAAAACCTATCGTGCAACTCACGGCCCAGTCCATGACCCTGGCCGATCTTCGCCGCATCCATGCCGGCGACGTACAGCTGGCCCTGGCGGATGAACTTATCCCCGCATTGAGGCGGGCACACCAGACCGTGAGCGACATCGTGGCCGGCGGCCAGGTTGTCTACGGCATCAACACCGGCTTCGGCAAACTAGCCAGCACCCGTATAGACAAGAATCACCTGGCCGACCTGCAACGCAACCTGGTGTTGTCCCACAGCGTGGGGATAGGCGACATCCTGCCGGCTCCGGTGGTCCGCCTGATCCTGGCGACCAAGGCCATGAGCCTGGCGCGCGGCTTCTCCGGCGTCCGGCCCGAGCTGGTGGCGGCCTTGATCAAGCTGTTCAATGCGGGCGTGATCCCCTGCATTCCCGCCAAGGGCTCCGTGGGCGCATCGGGCGATCTCGCACCGTTGGCGCACCTGGCCTGCGTACTCATCGGGGAAGGGCAGGCGCTGCTGCCGGACGGACAAAGGGTGAGTGGGGCGCAGGCCATGGGCGCCGTGGGCTTGAGCCCCTTCGTCCTGGGCCCCAAGGAGGGGCTGGCGCTGCTGAATGGCACCCAGGTATCGACGGCATTGGCGCTGGCCGGCCTCTTCGGAGCCGAACACGTGTTCGCCGCCGCGCTGCTGGCAGGCGCGCTTTCGCTGGAAGCGATACAGGGATCGGTCAAGCCGCTGGATCCGCGCATACACGCGGCGCGCGGGCAACCGGGCCAGATCGCGGTGGCGCGCGCATTGAGTACGTTGTTGGCGGGCAGCCAGATCGTGACCTCGCATGCGAACTGTGGACGGGTCCAGGATCCGTATTCCATCCGCTGCGTACCGCAGGTGATGGGCGCCTGCCTGGATAACCTGGCCTACACGGCCGGTGTATTGGCCAGGGAGGCCAACGCCGCCTCGGACAATCCGCTGGTCTTTGCCGACACCGGCGAAGTGATATCGGGCGGAAACTTCCATGCCGAACCGGTCGCCTTCGCCGCCGACATCATCGCCCTGGCAGTCAGCGAAATCGGCGCGATCTCCGAACGGCGCACGGCGCTCCTGCTGGATAGCGGCCTGTCCGGCCTGCCGCCATTCCTGGTACGCGACGGCGGGTTGAATTCCGGATTCATGATCGCGCAGGTCACCGCCGCGGCCCTTGCGTCCGAAAACAAGTCGCTCGCCCACCCGGCCAGCGTCGACAGCCTGCCCACCTCGGCGAACCAGGAAGACCACGTGTCCATGGCCACCTTCGCCGCGCGTCGCCTGGGCGACATGGTGTCCAACACCGCGGCGGTCGTCGGCGTGGAGGCAATGGCTGCCGCGCAAGGGATCGAACTCAAGCGTACGCCCCAGGGGCCGCGCAGCTCGGCGGCGGTGGAGGGCGTCCTGGCGGAAATCCGCCAACATGTGGCGTTCCTGGAGCAGGACCGCTATCTGGCCGACGATGTGGAGACCATGCGCGAATGGGCGATGAACCCAGACCGCGTCAACGCCTTCACGGATATCATTCCCAGTCTGAACAGCGCGAACCAGGCCTAG
- a CDS encoding chromate resistance protein ChrB domain-containing protein: protein MTTLLDPWLLLVVSLPTGSASTRMRVWRTVKALGCAALRDGAYLLPAASPQAAQLVDLAEMARKDGGQAWLVHVQARDTEENAALRALFERSAEYSEWLDGLAQARKTLNELPAGELGRLLRRHARSYEALQQLDFFPDGTSDRAKAQWRDFRDAVETILSPGEPRATPGTIARRDPIRYQGRTWATRRHLWVDRVACAWLIQRFVDPGARFVWLEDPAACPDDALGFDFDGATFTHVGDRVSFEVLLASFGLDSNRGLARLGLLVHALDIGGPKAPEATGFEAVLAGARKRLADDDALLAEMGSVLDSLYAHFSTDRKP from the coding sequence ATGACAACGCTTCTTGATCCCTGGCTATTGCTTGTGGTGAGCCTGCCCACCGGCAGCGCGAGCACCCGCATGCGCGTCTGGCGCACAGTCAAGGCGCTGGGCTGCGCCGCGTTGCGCGACGGGGCCTACCTGCTGCCGGCCGCTTCGCCGCAGGCAGCGCAGCTCGTCGATCTGGCCGAGATGGCGCGCAAGGACGGCGGGCAGGCCTGGCTCGTCCATGTCCAGGCTCGGGACACCGAGGAGAACGCAGCCCTTCGGGCGCTCTTCGAGCGTTCCGCCGAGTACAGCGAGTGGCTGGACGGGCTGGCGCAGGCACGCAAGACACTGAACGAATTGCCCGCCGGCGAACTCGGCCGCCTGTTACGCCGCCATGCACGCAGCTATGAAGCGCTGCAGCAGTTGGACTTCTTCCCGGATGGGACGTCCGATCGCGCGAAGGCGCAATGGCGCGATTTCCGGGATGCCGTCGAAACCATCCTGTCGCCCGGCGAACCCCGCGCAACCCCGGGCACGATCGCGCGGCGCGATCCGATACGGTACCAGGGCAGGACCTGGGCGACGCGCCGGCACCTGTGGGTGGACCGCGTCGCGTGTGCCTGGCTGATCCAGCGCTTCGTCGATCCCGGCGCGCGCTTCGTATGGCTGGAGGATCCTGCCGCGTGTCCGGACGATGCCCTGGGATTCGACTTCGACGGGGCGACCTTCACCCATGTCGGCGATCGTGTCTCGTTCGAAGTCCTGTTGGCCAGTTTTGGGCTGGACAGCAATCGCGGCCTGGCCCGGCTCGGTCTCCTGGTCCATGCGCTCGATATCGGAGGGCCGAAGGCGCCCGAAGCGACCGGCTTCGAAGCGGTATTGGCCGGCGCCCGCAAGCGCTTGGCGGACGACGACGCCTTGCTGGCCGAAATGGGCTCGGTGCTGGATTCCCTGTACGCCCATTTTTCCACCGACCGAAAACCCTGA
- a CDS encoding Bug family tripartite tricarboxylate transporter substrate binding protein, translated as MNLLRRSLLVAPLALACAIATAQSESGYPNKPIKIVVPFAPGGTTDLLARIMAQRMTTAWGQPVVVENRPGVGGTIGANMVAKAPADGYTLLLGTAHHTIAQAVYKNVPYNFGRDFAPVSVMAMVPNVVVVNMAVPAKTIQEFISLAKSRPGELNYGTAGAGTAHHLIGELFQLQAGVRLVHVPYKGSGPAVTDLIGGQVQVMFDTVTSALPQVKAGKTRALAVTTAKRSSALPDIPTLAETVLPGFDVGTWFGLVAPAGTPAPVVQKIYGEIDRTVKDPDVRRQLLEIGAEPIGSTPAQMGAQIQAELDSYKALATKINLVVE; from the coding sequence ATGAACCTTCTACGCCGCTCATTGCTTGTTGCGCCGCTGGCCTTGGCCTGTGCGATCGCAACGGCACAATCCGAATCCGGTTATCCGAACAAGCCTATCAAGATCGTCGTGCCGTTCGCGCCCGGTGGCACGACCGACCTGCTGGCACGCATCATGGCCCAGCGCATGACGACCGCGTGGGGCCAGCCCGTGGTCGTGGAGAACAGGCCGGGCGTCGGGGGGACGATAGGCGCGAATATGGTCGCCAAGGCGCCAGCCGACGGTTACACGCTGCTGCTGGGTACGGCGCATCACACCATCGCGCAGGCCGTCTACAAGAACGTGCCGTATAACTTCGGGCGTGACTTCGCACCGGTGAGCGTCATGGCGATGGTGCCAAACGTCGTGGTGGTGAACATGGCCGTTCCCGCCAAGACCATCCAGGAATTCATATCGCTCGCCAAGTCGCGGCCAGGTGAACTCAACTACGGAACGGCGGGCGCGGGGACAGCGCACCACTTGATCGGCGAGCTGTTCCAACTGCAAGCTGGCGTGCGCTTGGTCCACGTGCCGTACAAGGGCAGCGGGCCCGCGGTCACCGACCTGATCGGTGGCCAGGTGCAAGTCATGTTCGACACCGTGACGTCAGCGCTGCCACAAGTCAAGGCCGGCAAGACGCGCGCGCTTGCGGTGACGACGGCAAAGCGCTCTTCGGCCTTGCCCGATATCCCGACGCTTGCGGAAACGGTGTTGCCGGGATTCGACGTCGGCACGTGGTTCGGTCTTGTTGCCCCGGCCGGCACGCCGGCGCCCGTCGTGCAGAAGATCTATGGCGAGATAGACCGGACGGTGAAGGACCCTGACGTGCGCCGGCAATTGCTCGAAATAGGCGCCGAACCGATCGGCAGCACACCGGCGCAGATGGGCGCGCAGATCCAGGCGGAGCTCGATTCGTACAAGGCACTGGCCACGAAAATCAACCTTGTCGTCGAATGA
- a CDS encoding cupin domain-containing protein has translation MDSSKERIDQTEDGMCRLLRARTPNTGKQGLQYAVGISAETVGAKGINLQIVSIPPGVKAKTHMHSEHETAIYALSGVSQVWFGPRLEHHQVVSPGDFFYIPAGVPHQPYNDSAEPAVVLIARTDPNEQESVVLLPELDTVHP, from the coding sequence ATGGATAGCAGCAAAGAAAGGATTGACCAGACCGAAGACGGTATGTGCCGTCTGTTGCGTGCCCGGACCCCGAATACCGGGAAGCAGGGGCTGCAGTACGCCGTCGGCATTTCCGCGGAAACCGTTGGCGCAAAGGGTATCAACCTTCAAATCGTCAGCATCCCGCCCGGCGTCAAGGCAAAGACGCACATGCACAGCGAACATGAAACGGCGATCTATGCATTATCGGGCGTCTCCCAGGTGTGGTTCGGCCCCAGGCTGGAACACCACCAGGTCGTTTCTCCGGGCGATTTCTTTTACATACCTGCCGGTGTGCCGCACCAGCCCTACAACGACTCGGCCGAGCCTGCCGTCGTGTTGATCGCAAGGACGGACCCTAACGAGCAGGAAAGCGTCGTACTTCTGCCAGAACTGGACACGGTACACCCATAG